The segment TTCGGTGGGGCCCTACAATGTCTGTGCCTGCCCTTCCTTCTGCTGCAACCCCTGTAGGGTGAGTGGTCCTCAGCTCCCGGACTGTTTCTCCTAGGCATAAAGTCAGGTAGAAATTTAGCATTTTCAGAGTTACATTACTGAGTAATTCAGGTGCTCTATTTACAcgttaaaacagaaacaaataatatttatttgcaaaCCAAATCACTCGGTGTAGCGAGCCTGGCAATTCAGGTCAGCCCTGACCTGCCCTGCTGCTGAGCTGTTCCCGGCATACACTGCTGTTGTCACTGGGCTGCCACTGCTGCCTCCcaccccacacactcacaccccacTGTCTTTTATGGCTGGGAAGGATTGTGAGTGTCAAATATACTTTCTATATAAGctgaaacttttaaagaaaatttcaggagGAATACAGGAATCCATGCTCATGGTAAAACTGCCAACAACATAGAAGctgattgtattagtctgctctcacaccgctataaagatactacctgagacggagtaatttataaagaaaagaggtttaattgactcatggttctgcatggctggggaggcctcaaggaacttacaattatggcagaaggggaagaggcatgTCTTACAGGGCGTCAGGCGAGAGAGAGCAAAAAAGAGCAGGGAAAaatgccttataaaaccattagctcttgtgagaactcattactatgagaacaatatgggggaaactacccccatgatccagtcgcctcccaccaggtccctcccttgacatgtggggattatggggattacaattcaacatgagatttgggtggaaaaaCAGCCAAACCATTATCATTCTGCCCATGGCCCCTCCccaatctcatgtcttcacatttcaaaacacaataatGCCCTTCCAACcatcctccaaagtcttaactcaaaagtccaagtccaaattctcatctgagacaaggcaagtcccttccacctatgagcctgtaaaatcaaaaccaagttagttacttccaagatacaatgggggtacaggcatttggTAAATTATTCCATTTCAAATGAGAGAAAGTGGCCAAACAAAGGGGCTGCAGGCCCCTtgtaagtccaaaatccagtgaggcaatcattaaatcttaaagctccaaaataatctcctttgactccatgtctcacattcaggtcacactTATGaaaaaggtgggttcccatggtcttgggcagctctgcttctgTGGCTTTGTAAGGTACAGCcccccttctggctgctttcatggactggcgttgagtgtctgcagcttttccaggccacagtgcaagctgtcagtgggtataccattctggggtctggaggatggtggccctcttcttacagctccactaggcagtgaccCAGTGTGTACTCTGCTATGGGGGCTCCagccccatatttcccttcctcACCACCCTAACGGGTTCTCCATGAAggttccacccctgcagcaaacttttgcctagACATCCAGCTGTTTCCATActtcttctgaaatctagacagaggttcccaaacctcaattcttgaatTCTGTgcaggcttggggcttgcacctgcTGAAGCAACAGCTTAAGCTGTATGTGACACCTTTTAGCCACTACTGGAGTTGGAGTGGCAGCAGCTGGGACAGAAGGTGTCAAGTccagaggctgcacagagcagtggggccctAGAtttggcccatgaaaccatttttccctcctaggcctccattCCTGTGATaagaggggctgctgcaaagtcctctgacataccctggagacattttccccattgtcttggtgattaacacttggctcctcattacttatgcaaatatctgcagcCAGCTTGGACTTCtgcccagaaaatgggtttttctcttctatcatattgtcaggctgcaaattttccaaacgttAATGCTCTGCTTCTTTGTAAACATATGTTCCAATTTCAGGTCATCTCTGTCacattcaaagttccacagatcttaggacagggacaaaatgccaccagtctctgctaaagcatagcaagagagAACTTCACTCCTGTTctcaagaagttcctcatctccatctgagaccaccgcagcctggacttcatcgtccacatcactatcagcattttggtcaaaaccattcaacgaGTCTCTAGGATgttccaaacttccccacattttcctgtctttttcctgagccctccaaattgttccaatcTTTGTctattatccagttccaaagttgcttccacatttcgGGTATCTTGATAGCGGTACTCTactctctgcagtaccaatttactgtattagttcattcgcACACTGCTATAAGACAGAgcagtttataaaggaaagagatgtaatggattcacagttctgtatgactggggaggcctcaggaaacttacaatcatggtggaaagggaaaaggcacatcttacatggcggcaggcaagagagagcgtGCAAGAGCAGGGAAAGCTGCCTTATAAAatcatcggatctcatgagaacccagtatcatgaggacagcatgggggaaaccacccccatgatccaatcacctcccacggggtccctccctcgacacgtGGGAATTaggaggattacaattcaagacgagatttgggtggggacacagccaaaccatatcactggtgGACAAACACCTTGTGAGGGCatcagctcatttaatcctcaccaccaTCTTATGAATGAGGAGTGGGCATTGTCACAGACCCTGCTTCAGAGAGGTGGAAAGGAAGGCACAGATAGGTTTAGGTATTTTGCCCAAATGCACAGCACTAAGTAggagcaggatttgaacccaggcagtctagcACCAGGTAAAAACCCTTCTTCACCCTCTCCCCATGCAGAGGTAAACCCTCCTGGTGTGGGGTGACAGACGCATTACAGATGGCTGCACTCATGTCCCTGTGTAAATGCACAGCTTGGGGCttgctctttttctcctttgaaaacaGATAGAGCCGTCTTATCCTGCTGATGCTTGGAGACGCTTCTCCATTTCTCACCCACCCACAGTGTCCCACAGCCCCACAGTTCCACCAGTAGACCGTTTCCCACGGATGGCATTTAAGTTGCTTCCCATGTTTTGTCGTAACAATGTTCAACCCTCATCatcctttgtatattttgtgtgCACTCGtgaatatttctgtgaaaatctCCCCTGGACGTGGATGCTGGGTGAAGGTCTGAATGTCGTCACTGGGGGTAGATGTTCACCTACTGTTCTCGAGGTGGCACCACTTTCCAGCCCAACCTGGCCTGAGACTGTCCACTTCCCACACCTCCCCATGCTGCAGGCTGCCAACTCCTAAGCTCACATCTTAATATGTTCAGTTTTCAACAAATTCACACGTGCAACCAGAAACCAAGAGGAGGTTCCCCGCAGTCCCACTTTTCAGAGGCATCTTACGGTCATTCCTCCTCTTTACCACCAGCGTGGTTTGCTTTTATCTCTAGTTCTTGATCTGTCGACCTCAGATATTACCTCTCAGCCTCGATGATCAAAGGTGGGGATCTGGCTCACTCATGCTGGCGCTGCTGGAGGGAGGCAGTCATGGCATTGGGTTTTGGTCTTCCAGGAGGCACTTGTGGCAGCAAGTGCCCTTGTGTTTCCCCAGCGTTCCTCTCTGCTTCCATGGCAGAAGATCCCAGTGTCTTTGTTTCTCCCGAGTTCCTGGAGCTCTGGAAGCCACAGGCTGGGAGGAGTGGAGGTGCATGGTGGGGTGTGGCAGAGATGCGGGGCCGTGGATCTGATGACACTGCAGCTTTCAGACTTGTTTTAtgagagagaacgagagagaaACAACTTCCATTTCATTCCCTGTGGTTTGGGGATTTTGTGTGATGTGCACCCTAATTTAACCCCAAATGAAGTAATGTCATTACGACTGCCTCTGTGGTTCTGTCTTCTGCACTCACTCCGTGAGGGGACCCTGACTCTGCTCCGTGCCTCCTCTCGGCCACCACCAGGTGCTCTCACCACCGCACTCCCCTCGGCTGGTACCGGGTGACAGGCCACGCTTTTCTACAGAGACAACTGAGTTCTGTGCTTTGTCCACAGCTGAGTTCCAAAGAAACCCTAAACTACACGTGCATTACTACAAGTGTGTGAACACTGGTTTCCTCCCAAAGTCTGCAGAGGTGGAGCCCACAGCCTCCCCAGACAGGCAGgaagctctgcctcctcccctgcATGCCCCACCCAGCTCACGAGGAGCTAGTTGGAGACTCTGGGTACCACCGTGCGCACGCAACGCACCGTTAACACACTCAAGTGTTTGGACCGCAGGTGGTACTTGCGTCTTTACTCAAACTGTTGCTGTTGTGGATGTTGGGGGACAGTGGTGGCGATGTTTGGCTAAAGAGTGACCATCATCTCAGTCTGACAGAGGCTACGCTAGTGTTAGCAGTAAAAGTCCCATGTCCATACAACCCCCtgagtaggctgggcatggtgattcatgcctttaatcacagcactttgggaggctgaggcaggtggatcatctgaggtcagcagttcgagaccagcctggccaacatggtgaaaccccatctctactaaatattgaaaaattagccagcatggtggtgggtgcctgtaatccctgctactcagggaggctgagacaggagaatcacttgaacccggaagatggaggttgtagtgagccaaaatcgcaccattgcactccagcttgggtaacagagagagaggctctgtctcaaaacaaacaaacaaacaaaaacaaatcctcAGTCCCAAGCAAATTGGGACAATTGGTGACCCTGGTGAAGCACGTGCTGTAAGAATTTTTCCTAAATGATGAGTGGGTAAGAATTGTTCTGAGTCTCTACCTATTCAGAGTcgtcattctttttccttttcatgtcaAAGCTAGTTTGATTCCTCGTAGGATTCTAGGTTAAACGACAGTTTCTTCTCAGACCTCTGGAATAGGTCCCATTGGCAGGCCACCCACATTCTCCTGAAAGCATTCTTGACTGTCCACCCGCATCAGTCCACAGGACGGAGCCACACAGCCAGGACGGAGCAGCACACCTGCTCTCCTCCACCTTAGGTCAATTCCAGGCCCACCTGGGGTGCACTCTGCAAATGCCAGCAACTTGTAAGGTGCAGTAGGTCCTTACTTGATGTCATCAGTAGGTTCTTGGAAAGTGCAGCCTTAAATGAAAGGACATGTAACAAAATCCATTTTTTCTCCTTAGGATGAAATGATGTTGAAGGAAACAATGCTATTTGAGCACCTGCTGTCTGTCCTTTTGTTGAAAGTTGCCGTTTCCAAGAACCTAATGATGACCTTAAGTGAGGAATCAGTGTGCtcataaaaattttttagaagttttactCTTACAGGAAAATGGTGAGGATAATGCAGAGAGTTCTCCTGTAACAGAAATTTCTACTATTATTCACGTCTTAACATGAGATGGGCACATCCTGTCCCTGTGTTTGAAGACTGGACAAGCCCACTCCTGCGGTGCACAGCTGGGGCGTGCCCCTCCGCGGTGGGGTGACCTGGCCCTTTCACCCAGTGACGTCCTCATGCTTTGTGTCACTTGAACCACAAAATCTGAGTGAAAACAAAAGTCCATGAACGTCCAGGGCGGCCATCAGACGTGTGCAAGTAAGTCTCATGAAACAAAAGTTTCCCTGGATGGGGACAAAATACACTTCCTTCTGCTTGTCGCCATCCCTGGCTCCTTCCACTCGGTCCGTCTCCATGACGTGTTCCTCTGCTGCCCTTCCTctgaataaaaaggaaacacGCCTCGTAAGGACAGCAGTGCCGGGCTGGAGCC is part of the Macaca thibetana thibetana isolate TM-01 chromosome 17, ASM2454274v1, whole genome shotgun sequence genome and harbors:
- the LOC126940607 gene encoding LOW QUALITY PROTEIN: putative uncharacterized protein encoded by LINC00346 (The sequence of the model RefSeq protein was modified relative to this genomic sequence to represent the inferred CDS: substituted 1 base at 1 genomic stop codon); its protein translation is MRPQPRGGSGRKENPGAEREGLAKRHHAISADGERRLQPGTAVLTRRVSFLFRGRAAEEHVMETDRVEGARDGDKQKEVYFVPIQGNFCFMRLTCTRLMAALDVHGLLFSLRFCGSSDTKHEDVTGXKGQVTPPRRGTPQLCTAGVGLSSLQTQGQDVPISC